The genomic segment AGCTCTCTCCAGCTCCCGTCTGCTCTCTAGTCCCTGCTCCCTTGGGCCTCCTGGCTCAGCCTCTAATGCACTCAGTGCCTGCCCACCACGGTCCTCCCCTCAGGTTATTCCCCCTAAACTTCGCACACCTGGGGAACCCTCTGTGGGGAAGCCCTGGGAGGCCCCAGGCTAAGGTCCCTGGCAGTCCAGGCTCACTCACAGCCCTCCTTTCCTGTAAAAACATGATTAACCAATTAAGTTACCTGCCGTGCTATTTGGTTAGTTGATTCGCTCACCATTTTATCCCTAGGACCTCACACACAGGAGGCGCACCGTAAAAAGTGTTCCCGTTACACcttataaaaccaaacaaaagcaaaaaaaaaaaaaaaaaaaatacagcttccTGGACATTCCCTTAAACTTTCTCCAGTTGGGCTTGGGGGCCAGGGGAGGGTCAGGTCAGCTCCTGTTGAGGAAACACCCCTCTGGGTGGGGGAaggctggaggccaggaggcTGGGGATGAGCTTGTGGTGAGGAGAGGGcgaggaaggggagagggcgaGAGGAGAGGGCAAACCCTGAGCCAGGACTGGCTGacacagagaggagaggacagagaatggggaaggagggcaggagggcccgGGCTCCAGTGGACTGTGGGGATGAGCCAGGACAGCCCagtggccgggagggagggataCTGGGAGGAAGAACAGGTTTGGGGGCAGCTAAGGTGCTGCCTCATCCTGGATGTGACGGAATCGGGGCTATGAGTGAGGGCCAGCTTTTGCTCAAGGTACCAGTGAGCAAAAGGCCTTTCACTTGGTGGATGTAATTGTAGCCCCAGGAGTAGATGACATGACCCACAACAAATGTGAGGGCGAGGCTAGCGGAGGCCAAGCCCGAGTTCTGGGGTGGCCCAACACCTAAGGTCACCGGGGAGCCCACCACCCTGCCTGTCTTCCCCAGGATGCCCAGAAGCTGAGGAGCCAGCCAACCTGGAGAGCTTTGGAGGCGAAGACCCCAGACCTGAGCTGTACCTATTCTCTCCCCCGCTGCCCTCCAGCCTCCATGTCATAGGGCTTGGGGTCCTTCGGGagtgggtgagggatggggggaggggtgctgtgcTGATGGCTCCAGGAGAGCGGGGCAGTctgtcctgtttctctctctccagaagaACCTCatgtccccaccaccccctccccaacctgggAAAGGAGGTCGGAGCTGTGGCCAGTGacctgcccctccctgaccccaggcCCGCCACAGCTGACCTGCTGAGCAGCCTGGAGGACCTGGAGCTCAGCAACCGCAGGCTGGCCGGGGAGAACGCTAAGCTCCAGCGCAGCGTGGAGACAGCGGAGGAGGGATCTGCACGCCTCGGGGAGGAGATTGCAGCCCTGCGCAAGCAGCTTCGCAGGTGGGCCGGCGCACCTGTATCCCTCCTGAccaggcttccccccccccccccccccccccccgtcactcTCCTCTCCACATGCTGTCTCCGCACCTCCTGCCCTGTCTTCAACCCTGcactgtccctttctcttttgctctttttcttttgtgtctccCTAGTTCTTGTCTCTTGACCTCTTGGGTTCAGACTtccctcttcatttttctctgagtCTCCGTATCAGCAGCCTATCCCTTTCTCTATGCTCCTGTCCATCATGATTCCCCTATTTTAGTCCTCCTgctttctctgggtctctgtcccacccccttAGTCTTTTAGGTAGAAACTGggtctctgtgccccacccccaggtcTCTGTTACTGCCAGCTCTGACTGGATCTATCTCTATGGTCTCTGTTTCCCTCCTGCGTGGCccatctgccccgcccccactcagtacccagcaggctctgcagtgtgcCAAGGCTGTGGATGAGGAGCTGGAGGATCTGAAGACTCTGGCCAAGAGCCTGGAGGAGCAGAATCGCAGCCTCCTGGCCCAGGCCCGACAGACGGTGGGTTCTGGGCAAGGGGCACGAAGGTGCCTTCTCCCTTTCTTAAAGAGTCTGAGCAGCGGTGTCTGACTGTGAAATGGGAAGGTGCAGAGGTTACCctggcttcctcccttcctccaggtCCTGCTTGCTCCTGACCTAGGGCTCAGATCGATTTGCCATCCCTTTTATGACAAAGGGGACAGCAGGAGCCATCAGGGCTCCCAGACCCCTTCTCCCAGCCTTGCTCCTTAATGACCCAGACCCGAGATGTGTTCccaggtgggggagaagggcaatATGGGGGCAAGGAGGTCCTAAGAAAGCCTTTGTCCTCTTTCGCGGCTGCTCAGGAAAAGGAACAGCAGCATCTGGTGGCCGAGATGGAGACTCTGCAGGAGGAGGTGAGCTGAGGCCCAGTGCCCACCTAATCCCTTCCCCGGTCCTCAGGatcttcccctccccgccccgtcTGCCCCAGACATCCTCAGTAGCCTGCACCCACTTATTCTTTCAGTCTGTAGAGGGAGACCCCAGAATCCCAATAACATATGAATGTTTCTGAAGGTCACATCACTGCATGTGAGGACTGCTATGGTTAGTAAGAGTGAGGGGCGTGGGGCGGACTGCCTGGGTCCATGCTGGAGCTGCCTCCATAAGCATGGGTCAGTCTATtgcttctctgtacctcagtgtcctcacctgtaaCAATGGGCAAAATAATAGAATCTCCCTCACTGGGTTGTGTGAGATTTAAACAAAAGGATGCTTATAGAGTATTAGGTATGAGGCAGGACCACTGGAAGTGTTCACTGAAAGTTAACCAGTATTGTTCATATATTAGCATTTTTATGGTGGAAAGAATACAGGCCTTGAAATCAGCgagttcaaatcccatctctgcCACTTACAAGATGGGCCACCTTTAGGCATGTGACTTCTCCTTCCCGAGCCTTTGTTAAATCCAGATCCATCTAGTCATCTTAGATGGAAATGAAACTCATCAATTGATAATGAAAATCGTCACTACCCCCCACAAGGTGGCATCTAAGTTGCTGGAGACCCACACAGCATCTCAGTGCTCCAGGAGGTGGCGGTCCTCGCTCAACATCTGCTCTCTCTGCTGGTCACAAGATTGATGTTCATCATCCCATCTGGTCCTCGTCCTTAGTCACCACCACACGCTGGCATCCACTGGGAGGCGGGCATTGCCTCTGGTGTCTGGATGTACAGTCCTCACTGCACCTGCAGGTGGTGGCCCTCGGGACCCCCCAGCACATGGGGGCCTCTGGGGCTCTCCCTCAGCCACTTCCATACCCTTCAGGGGCCAAGGGGAGGCTTGGCTACTTCCCTGAGACTCTTTGTGGCCATAGGGGGCCTCGTGGGTCTCTCTCAGCCTCTGCTGCTCACACAGCTATCTCAATTCTGTTATTCACAGGCCTTGTTGGGGCTGAGACTGAGCTGAGAAATGCTCTCTGATTCCCAGACCTCCCAGGGGTTGTGTTGTTCAATAGCATCCTTCCTCTTCACCCCCCACCTTAGCTAacccggggctgggggctggctcAGGGCATGTTTCCCCTCTACTGCTCTCTTTTTTGACCCTCCTGCACCCCTCTCCTGACCTAAAGATCTTTGCTGAGTCCAGGCAATGATATTGATTCTGCCCGATCCCCCCAAATCTCTTTGTCCTACATCTGTATTGTAGCTTTTGTATTCAAATCCAAAACTTCTCCACTATTGTTCTCTGGCTCTTCCATGAGAGTTCCATCATTTGGAACAATGGGAATTgccacaagatggctgccacaatGTGAGGCATGGGGTGTAGCCAGGAAGTAACTGTTTCTTCCAGAACATCACTTTTTAAGAACAGGGAGAAATTCTCCCTAAAGCCCCATGGCAGAACCTCCCTCTTCTATGTTACTGGACAAAGTGATATCATATGATTATAGCCAAACCACTCCCTGGCATGGGTAATCCAACCGCTGATGGGCCAGAATACTTACAGCTCCAaggaagagaacacagaagaaatggTGGCTTCAATCCAAAGGGCACTCATTTCTGTAACAAGAGGCTTTGAAGGTCTCTGGATTGGTTTGGTGATTCAGGCTTGTTCATCTGCTTGTGGCCTCGTGATCACAGATGGCTGCAGCCGCTCTGCCCTCACAGTCTCATCCAAATCAGGACAAAGAGGGACAGGGGAGCCCAGCTAATGCTTCTCCCATAGCTCTCTTTTCGTCAGAAGGAAAAGGCTTCCCAGGAGCACCCCCACTGTACCCACCACCCCAGCATACCTCTCTTCCATCTCGCTGGCAAGAACTGGATCGCATGACACCCCCAGCTGTGAGGGAGGCTCAGCCTCTGGAGTGGGAGATGAACAAGTCAGAGGGGGTGACAATGGCTGCTGGGTTAGCTAACAAGCTACTTCTGAATCCTCCGAGATTTCCATCTCATTCACCCCAGACCAGGACCCACCTGCCCATGTGGAGAGTGGACCCCCaatgaaagcagaagaaagaataagcagGGTGAATTGCAGCCAGAAGTCTGggcctcctcccagcccagaaGGCCCACTGCCAGGTCAAGTGCCTTGAGCGGTGCCTGGGGCATCCTAGGCGCTCGATAAACCAGAGCTATTCTTGGTCGCTTCCCCTCCACCTATCCCCTCCCCTCGGCAGCCTACAGAGCATCTATAGATCGAGTTCTCAAGTTACAGTAGAATAATGTTAGAGTAGGGGACACTCAGACACTCAGTTTTCCTACAGAGAATCTACAGAGCAGGGCTCGGGTTACTGCAGAAGAAGGCGGGAGAGGCTGAGTAACCAGGTTCCCTGCCGAGTGGCCCAGGATCCAGCCTGCAAATCCCCTACCAGGTGGACAGATGTTGACACAGCATTCCTGGTCcgtccttcctctgcccttcacctggcAGCCCAGGCCGCTGAGACTGAGAGTGAGGGCCCACTGATGGAGGATTTGGAGCCGAGCCAGCTGGAGAGAAGGAGGAGCTGGCCTGGGTATCCCCAGGGGCAATGAGAGGAGGGGTGTGGCGAGGGAAGTCCACCTGCCTCTTTGCGCTGAAATGCTTTTTGCCCATGGCTGCTTCCCATCGAAGTCAGTGCAAGTTGCTATAGTATTGGTGCCTGGAAACTCCAGACTGGATTTGGGGCCATTTTATTCTCAGATCTCACAGCATGGCTGGCCTGTGctgccctctcccagcccccttgTTCTCTCAGATAATTCTCACCCTGGAGGACTCAGGGTGCCCCAACACTGCTTCTTCAGGAACCCCCTCATCCGGGATCCCACAAGGCCCAGGGGCTAAGCCTCATCAGAGTCTGCCTCCCATGTTGTCATCATCTACTTCTGCACCGGTCTCCACCTCTAGCAATGAGCTCCCCTGAGGGGAGAGACGAAGCTGGTTCCCTGTTCTCACCCAGGGCTATGTCTGGCTCAGAGAGTCTGGGGGTTATAATTGCAGCATTTAGAGTCAGATTTGGGTTTGAATCCACTCACCATTTAAAGTTTCTTAGTCCCTCCACTCCTCAATTTCCTCTGCAAAATTGGGACAGGGGAGGTGATCCCGATAAAAACATTAACACTTGGGACAACCAGACATTACATTCTTCCTGAATGGCGCAAGAGGACACGTTTAGCAGCACCCGTGAAATCTTCCTGCCAAAAAATGGAACAGGAGCTTGGCCAGGGCCCTGGATCTACTCACCAGTTTAGAGGAAATAAAGAGGTTGGAGGAACGGGGTGAACATCCCGCACAGGGAATGAGAACTCAGTAAGTCAAATCCAAATGCTCCTGTTCTACAGGACAAATAACCTGATTTCTTCCACAAAAGAAGGGCCCCCAAAAATGCCATGGTTGGGGAGGTGGGTGACCACTGTCAGATGAAAAGGAGGCATTTCAACGAAAAGCCACGGTGGACCTCATTTAGATCCTCATACAAaccaaataaatgtgaaaaggCATTTGTGagataactaaaatgaaaaaatgaaacaaaaatacagggagtgcctggctggcttacttggaggagcgtgcaactcttgatctcagggttgtgagttcgagccccatgttgagtagagagattacttaaataaatacactttttttttttaaagcaccaatTCAGTATGAGACAACAGTAAGGAATGATCCATTTTAAGATGATAGTGGTATTGTGAGTTTACTAAAGGAAAAATTCCTCaagtaggaaataaaaatgcCAGAGTAGTTATAGGTGAAATAATGTGATATCTGGCATTTGCTTTTGAATCAtctgttaaacaaaacaaaatccttggAGGATAGGGGAGAAACTGgggaaatgtatataattatcaaGGTTGGGTGATGGGCCATGCACATTCATTGTACTGTTATTTTCACATATGTGTGTGAAAAGCACTTACAAAGTTTTGAAGATacctttaaaattatacattttacatttcctgAACATGTTGGTATATGCCAGGCAATTACCATATGCCATATATGTTTTGTGCTTATTCCATGTAGTAACATGTGTTTGCATGAATTATCACCTGTATAACCCGGGGCAAGTTGCACAACTGTTCTGTGCTAGACTTGCCTTCATCTTTACAATGAGGTAGTAAAGGggtatctggatggctcagttagttcagcgacagactcttgatttcagctcaggtcatgatctcacagttcatgagtttgagccctgcgtcaggctccacgctaacagtgtggagcctgcttaggattctctctctccctctgtctgcccctctcccactatttctctctctctctctctcaaaagaaataaacttaaaaaaacaaacaaacaatggggGATAAGAAATGAGTTAGCACTTGCAAAGCACTCAGTACAGGTTAGCAGTCaccattagctcatttaatccacacagcAGCCCTATGAAATAGGTCTATCtcatctccattttttaaataagttgttctaatgtttatttacttttgagagagagagagagaatgcgagtgagggaggggtagagaaagagggagacgcagaaactgaggcaggctccaggctctgagctgtcagcacagagcccaacgcggggttcaaactcatgaatttgagatcatgacctgagccgaagttggagattgaaatgactgagccacccaggcagctctCATCTCTGTTTTTACAGACAAGCACCCAGTGATGCACAGAGAAATCAAAACTGAGATCTTACAGGATGGTTGGAGGGATTAAATGGGCCAAAACATAGAAAGCGCTTAGCATGAGGCCTACTGCATATCAGCTGTTCAGGAAATGTCAGCTGTGAGTACTAACGTGCCGGAGGGGACATGACCGGTTGTTCGTTCTTCCAGAACGGGAAACTACTGGCTGAGCGGGACGGAGTGAAGAGGAGAAGTGAGGAGCTGGCCACAGAAAAGGACGCTTTGAAGGTGGAACCTCTTCCTCCTGCCATTTTTACCAGTTTCAGCCACTCTGGCCTAGTGAGAACCGGGGACTTCCATCAAGCCATCAGGCTCCCAGGGCTCCGGGCAGCTTGGCTGAAATCCCTCTCGGGATAGCTGATGTCCAGAGACATCGTGGGAGGTTGAGGAGAGGGGCTCGAGAGAGCTGGGTGGGCCGGGGAGGGCAGCGCCTGCTGAGGCAAGTCCCGGAAGGCCGGACAGATGGACGGGCTCCTTCCTTGGCAGCGGCAGCTCTTTGAGTGTGAACGCCTCATTTGCCAACGAGATGCTGTCCTCTCTGAGGTGAGGGGCCCTAGGGTGGTAAGGGGACATTCACCTTCCATATGTGCCTGGCCATCTCCCACCCCTAGTCTAGAAAGGGAGGTCCCGCCAGGATCTCCTCCATGGATATGCAGCCTGGAGAGGTCAGAGGGTTCCCTGCTCCCAACACCAGGCTCACAAGCATGACCCTGCAGGATCTAGAAACCTGGTGCTTTCCCTCAGGCCCTAGCTCTTCCCCCCCAAGCTCACCCTTCCAGTCTCCCCTACCCCTTGCCTCAGTGTCTGTCTGGGGCTGGGCCCAGTCTCAGTTACCTTTGGGCCTTCCCAGCGTACTCAACATGCAGAGAGTCTGGCCAAGACCTTGGAGGAGTACAGAACGATGACCCAGGTAGGCGGCTGCCCTCCCACCCTcggccccctgcccagccccgctCTTTTGCCATCTCTGGGATCTGctgcctctctctgttcctgcccaTCTTTTGTGGAGTCTCTATACCTGGTTTCTTCCATCTCTACTactgtgtgtctctccctctctgtttccatctctctctctgccttttctcttgttctctgctccttcctttctctctcactctgtgtaTCTCCATCTtgggtccactttcattctttgtGGGGGTCTTCTCACCGCATCTTCCCTGCTCATCTTgctctgtgtctgcctttctttgATCTAGTCTGTCCGTCTCCAGGGGTCACTACTCTCTGTTGGTCCCTGGTTGTTATGAGTCTCTTACACCCTGCTTGTCTTTTGCCCCCCTGTGAATCTGTGTCCATCCATGTCTTTTGTTCTGTGCGTCTCCatctctgccttccttttcttaattttcctggCCAGTAGGTTACCTTCTAGGTTCctgctgctctctgtctcttgttGGCTTCCTAAGTTTCTTCTCCTTGTCTCTTGGGAATATGTGTCTGGAGAGCTCAAAAAAGTTGGGGAAGTAGAAGTGACGGTAAGGGGAGCCCAAGGCTGGGAGGTagagaagaacagagaggccAGGGTCCCCCACTGCCCCCTTTGCAGGAACTGAGGCTGGAAATCTCACACCTGGAGGAGCAGCTGAGTCAGATCCATGAGGGGCCGGATGAGTGAGTGGAACGTCAGgggtggaggaggcaggaggagagcCCAAAGGCAGGGACCCCCAACCTCCAGCCACAAGGTGGGCAGGGCCACGACCCCAGAGTAGGTGGACCGAGGGGTAGTAGGCAGGCACAGAGAGAGCCTTCCCCCTCCTGACGGTGTCACTAGGCTACCGGAAGGGGCCCAGGTGAGAAGAGCGGGCTGGACCCAGGCGCTGCCCCCGTCACTGGGCGTGGAGATCCAGGCCATTCGGCAGGTGGGCCCAGCTCCATGGAAACACCCCAACCCCCGGCCGGCCACGGCTCTGACCCAGCCCCGATTCTCACCCCAGCCCATCTGCCCCCCAGGACCATCTCCGTCCTCAACCCCATCCCTACCCCGACCCAGCCTCACGCcagtcccctgccctcccccaccccatgcctcaGCCCATCTCCATCCCCATCTTCTGCCTTCACCCTGGCATCCCTGGTCTCAGAAATGCCTTCCCTCCCAGAAACAAGAAGTGGCAGACTCCGCTCTCTCCAGCCCTCTCTGTGGAGTGTGGCAGTGGGAGGAGGTCATCATCGAGACTGAGACAGACGAGGAAGCTGAGTTTCCACCTGAAGCCCCAGCTGGGGCAGaggtgagcatgggaggggctcAGAGACCACCGGCGTCCAGGATCTGGGAAAGGGCCCTGGGGCTCCACCTGCCACCAGCTTGTTGCCCATCCCACAGGCAAGTGTTGAAGGGCCTGCTGGACACAGAGCCCAAGCCAGACAGGACACCATCCCTGCCCCCTAGAGACCAGCTCGGGAGTGCAATAGACCGTAAACAAAGCAAACACAAATTGCCTGCTGGTAGTTTTTGTCAGGTGGAAAACACTGTCAGGAATCATTATTTACCAGGGTCTGCAGGGGGGAAGGTAAGACGTGAAGCGTTCTTCCAGACACCGGAAAGATACGTTAAGCTTttacttttgggttttttgggggtggtttttgcatgtgtgttttcttgttggttttatttttctaaaacttataCTTTTTGGATGCAAGCACCTTTAGGAAAAGCTTAGCAAGCCCACTGTGAAATCTTGAACTCAACCAATAGCTGTTGTTTTAGGACTTCTGTAATTGCCTGAACAGTATTTCAACACCCTTTGAAACAACTGGCACAGCTCATCTTCAGTGTCCACAACAGAAAAGTGAGATTTTAATCCATTCGTGCCagaagtctttgttttttgttttttgtttttttccagagaaaatattGCTCACAGCTCTGTAACTGCATCATCTTGAGAATTATACTGCTTCAGAATTACCTGTTTACCattgggttttttaatgtttattcttatttatttttgaaagagagaaagagaacagcaggggtgaggcagagagaaagagagagagagagggagacagaatctgaagcaggctccaagtcatcagcacagagcctgacacagggctccatctcacaaactgtgagatcatggcctgagctggaatcagacgcttaaccgactgagccacccaggtgtgcctaccattctttgggttttttttttaattttttaggtttatttatattttttttaaatttttttaacgtttatttatttttgagacagagacacagcatgaacgggggaggggcagagagagagggagacacagaatcagaagcaagctccaggctctgagccatcagcccagagcccgacgcggggctcgaactcgcggaccgcaagatcgtgacctgagctgaagtcggacgcttaaccgactgagccacccaggcgccccatgggtttatttatatttttaagagagagagaaagagaacgagtggggaggggcagagaaagagggagagagagaatcccaagcagagtctgcaccagcagcacagagcctggtgcagggctcgaacttatgaaccgaaccatgagattgtgacctgagctgaaatcaagagtcaagagtaagtcgggacacttaaccaactgagctacccaggcgcccctgtttaccATTCTTAAAGGAGAAACTTGTCTCTCTGCTCACGTTTTCCCTGGATTGAGAGatgcttctgtgtttccctttgaCACCAGTGCTGTTTGATTTTTCATTTACCTCCCCCAGCATCTCTGTGAGGTAGACATCCTCATCCCTCATCCTGTCACgtatgggaaactgaggctcagataggTCACACATCCCCAGTCACACAGCCTATGGGCAGCAGAGTCACAGCCCTCAGAGGAGGTGTAAGTTAGAGTGGATTCTGCTGTGAGCTCTCTGATGCCCCATCCAGGGGGACACGGACCCAGGCTTCTGGCTGCCACCTGCTCTGGGTCCTGGAGCTACCACGTGGAGCCACttggagccagagggagagatTGTGCAGAGCGGCCATCCTAATGCAGGACGATGGGTGTGCAGAGGTGGGCGGCAGGCCCTGAGGGAGCCCAGCGAAGGGGGCACCTGTGTCAAGTGGGAGACTGGAGAGGTGTCACAGGGAAACTGACACTTGAGCTTATTTGGGGAAAACTAGAGGGAGAAGTGGTGTGAGGAAAGAGATGCCTTCCTGGCAGCACAAAAGCATATAACATGCTCGGAAAGCAGAGGGAGTTGAGGTGTCTAGTGAGCCGGGAGGCCATATCACGACAGGGATTCCCTGAACATCAGGCTGGGAGACTCTACTTTTCTCCATCgagccacaggagccacaggagGCACAGGAGGGCTGAGAGCGGGGAGGGACGAGGTCAGCTCTGAATGTAGAAAGATCCCTTGCAGGCCACATGGATTCTGATtagaggccaggaggccagggaggaggctggggcaagAGTCCAGAGGATGAAGTCTGAGCCAGGCCAGGGCCCtgggatggagaaagaggaatgaTGGGCAGAGAAAAGTAGGGCGGGGGGGACACAGCTGCAGGCAAGTGGGCTGGGCACGCAGAGTGCTGGGAAGGGAGAAGCCAGAAAGATGCCAAACTTATACTGCGTCCTAGTGAGATGCAGATCCTGAGGGGCATTTGGGGGGCTACCTGAGGTCAATGGGTACACAAGGCTGGAGCTCAGGAATGTATTTAGAAAACAATATCAAGTCGGTGGTCCGGGCCACACACGGAGATGTCTCCGGAGAAAACAGGACCTGGATCCTGAAGGAGAACAGCTATGGAGCTGCCCAAGACCAGGAACCTGGGAGGGAAAGGGGATCTGAAGGGAAACGCTGAGCCTCCTTTGGGTCCACGTGAGTGCGAGAAGTTTATGGGAGTACGAGAGGTTTGGGGGAcctggactcctgggtcctgAATAGAAAGGGGTCCAGAACAACTCTCCCGTTTCTGGCTTCTGCTCTGAGAGGGATGCAGAGCCAGCCTCAGTGACAGAGCCCAAGAGGAGGGCAGGTCCTAGATGCAGGcggtgaattcttttttttttttaatgtttgtttatttttgagagagacagagacagaatgcgagtgggttaggggcaaagagagagggagacacagaatccaaagcaggctccaggctccaagctgtcagcacagagcccaacgcggggctcaaactcacaagctgcaagatcatgacttgagccaaagtcagacgctcaaccaactgagccacaggcgccccaaggtggTGAATTCTTGCAGGTGTCACAGCCTGGGAGACCTAACCTGTTCTTTTCCCACAGAGAAACTTCCAGGGAGAGCCAGCGCACCctcaaggaggaaggaaggagcaatCGATGTGGTAAGAAGCTTGTTCCTTCCAGAGCCATCCCCCTGCGTTGAGGTAACACCAAATTCTTGGATGAATTTGAATAGCATACAAGGACTGGAAGAGCCCTGGGGGAGCTgctcatcattcattcattcattcactcattccttcacACTGAGGCCACCCTGGGCCTGTGACCCAGGATGAGTCACACCCAGCCCTGCCTTCAGCATCTCCTAGCCTAGAGGGACACAGACTCtgacctggctggctctgtgagAACATCTGACACTTCACTCCACCTGCGGGGGAGGCTTCCCTGGGAGGTAATGCTTGAATGGAGTCCTGTAGGAGCAATTTTCATCTAGGAGACTCTCAGACAAGAAGACAGTTGTCAGGCAGATGGGACAGCTCAGTCACTAGGTCACTGAACACGCTTCTCCCGAGGCCTCCAGGGAACGCTGGGATGAATGAAACCCATTGGGTCAAGGGCGAACACCCATGTAGTTACAAGACAATTGGGGACTCTAGAATcagacagcctgggttcaaatcccagcttggTGACTTAGTGATGGGGTGGTGGGCCATGGAACCCCAGCCTTGTGATTGTTCCGAAGCTTGGATGCAGGCCTCCAAGGAGAGATAAAGCACTAGATGTCTGGGCCCACTCTCCTCCGGGGCCCTGGCCTTGGGGCTTTCCACACCCCCTCCTCTTTTTCAGGCTCTCCGCTGAGGCAGCTAATGAGGCTTCCTGCCACCAGCCTCTAATTGG from the Prionailurus viverrinus isolate Anna chromosome E2, UM_Priviv_1.0, whole genome shotgun sequence genome contains:
- the KASH5 gene encoding protein KASH5 isoform X5; the encoded protein is MRGVPVAGALGADDPLPVPPSDGGRLLVSPAAVERPGWPMDVPEGRAGGPAAKMYLWDQLEEGSLGTLLSLEEQILNSTFEACDPQRTGIVTVTHVLAYLEAVTGRGSQDARLQTLACNLDPNGEGPQATVDLDTFLVVMRDWIAACQLDGGLELEEETAFEGALTSQQPPSGCPEAEEPANLESFGGEDPRPELPATADLLSSLEDLELSNRRLAGENAKLQRSVETAEEGSARLGEEIAALRKQLRSTQQALQCAKAVDEELEDLKTLAKSLEEQNRSLLAQARQTEKEQQHLVAEMETLQEENGKLLAERDGVKRRSEELATEKDALKRQLFECERLICQRDAVLSERTQHAESLAKTLEEYRTMTQELRLEISHLEEQLSQIHEGPDELPEGAQVRRAGWTQALPPSLGVEIQAIRQKQEVADSALSSPLCGVWQWEEVIIETETDEEAEFPPEAPAGAERNFQGEPAHPQGGRKEQSMWLPRRQEEEEAETQVRANLPIPLGDPHPGDIPGSLPESSPAKPDLQRALVPVVKELVPVSRPDWGQLCLAPLHPQPLRVTRHPLIPAPVLGLLLLLLLSVLLLGQSPPPTWPHLQLCYLQPPPV
- the KASH5 gene encoding protein KASH5 isoform X6 codes for the protein MRGVPVAGALGADDPLPVPPSDGGRLLVSPAAVERPGWPMDVPEGRAGGPAAKMYLWDQLEEGSLGTLLSLEEQILNSTFEACDPQRTGIVTVTHVLAYLEAVTGRGSQDARLQTLACNLDPNGEGPQATVDLDTFLVVMRDWIAACQLDGGLELEEETAFEGALTSQQPPSGCPEAEEPANLESFGGEDPRPELPATADLLSSLEDLELSNRRLAGENAKLQRSVETAEEGSARLGEEIAALRKQLRSTQQALQCAKAVDEELEDLKTLAKSLEEQNRSLLAQARQTEKEQQHLVAEMETLQEENGKLLAERDGVKRRSEELATEKDALKRQLFECERLICQRDAVLSERTQHAESLAKTLEEYRTMTQELRLEISHLEEQLSQIHEGPDELPEGAQVRRAGWTQALPPSLGVEIQAIRQKQEVADSALSSPLCGVWQWEEVIIETETDEEAEFPPEAPAGAERNFQGEPAHPQGGRKEQSMWLPRRQEEEEAETQVRANLPIPLGDPHPGDIPGSLPESPAKPDLQRALVPVVKELVPVSRPDWGQLCLAPLHPQPLRVTRHPLIPAPVLGLLLLLLLSVLLLGQSPPPTWPHLQLCYLQPPPV
- the KASH5 gene encoding protein KASH5 isoform X8, giving the protein MDVPEGRAGGPAAKMYLWDQLEEGSLGTLLSLEEQILNSTFEACDPQRTGIVTVTHVLAYLEAVTGRGSQDARLQTLACNLDPNGEGPQATVDLDTFLVVMRDWIAACQLDGGLELEEETAFEGALTSQQPPSGCPEAEEPANLESFGGEDPRPELPATADLLSSLEDLELSNRRLAGENAKLQRSVETAEEGSARLGEEIAALRKQLRSTQQALQCAKAVDEELEDLKTLAKSLEEQNRSLLAQARQTEKEQQHLVAEMETLQEENGKLLAERDGVKRRSEELATEKDALKVEPLPPAIFTSFSHSGLRQLFECERLICQRDAVLSERTQHAESLAKTLEEYRTMTQELRLEISHLEEQLSQIHEGPDELPEGAQVRRAGWTQALPPSLGVEIQAIRQKQEVADSALSSPLCGVWQWEEVIIETETDEEAEFPPEAPAGAERNFQGEPAHPQGGRKEQSMWLPRRQEEEEAETQVRANLPIPLGDPHPGDIPGSLPESSPAKPDLQRALVPVVKELVPVSRPDWGQLCLAPLHPQPLRVTRHPLIPAPVLGLLLLLLLSVLLLGQSPPPTWPHLQLCYLQPPPV